A window from Bacteroidota bacterium encodes these proteins:
- a CDS encoding Ig-like domain-containing protein → MQTLTTFPITRWLAALVLALSLAACDSGDSGDGGGGGDADTTAPVLLSADSDDGVTITATFDEALDPTSVTSAAFTVTPGAAVASASGTGTQVTIVLASELSDDERVTYTVTANGVRDAAGNVANGTSAAFPFGGSSGSASQELGAAYPNAGDSRINFFNTDGDRFLLFNPVTGAVSDADDLNDVEDGNLPLGDVGAAASVFGDDETYFFALDGDTYTTYERDKAAFDTESSFEDEFDDFGYDLSGIGAAYGSDGESVILFNRNGTEWQEWFTGSDGFSNVFDFPADFGNGSAPISSVGAAFFQEESGDVYLINRQGTMYTIFTGSGFTAAFPISELGDFEF, encoded by the coding sequence ATGCAGACTCTCACGACCTTCCCGATTACGCGCTGGCTCGCTGCGCTTGTGCTCGCCCTCAGCCTCGCCGCCTGCGACAGCGGCGACAGCGGCGACGGCGGTGGCGGCGGTGATGCCGACACCACGGCCCCGGTTCTCCTCTCGGCCGACTCAGACGACGGCGTGACGATCACGGCGACGTTCGACGAAGCCCTCGACCCCACCTCCGTCACATCGGCGGCTTTCACCGTCACACCCGGCGCTGCGGTGGCCTCGGCAAGCGGCACCGGCACCCAGGTCACGATTGTGCTCGCCAGCGAACTCAGCGATGACGAGCGCGTCACCTACACCGTCACGGCGAACGGCGTCCGCGATGCAGCCGGCAACGTCGCCAACGGCACCTCGGCGGCCTTTCCCTTCGGCGGCAGCTCCGGCAGCGCGAGCCAGGAACTTGGCGCGGCCTACCCCAACGCGGGCGACAGCCGCATCAACTTCTTCAACACCGACGGCGACCGCTTCCTCCTCTTCAACCCCGTGACGGGAGCCGTCTCCGACGCCGACGACCTGAACGACGTAGAGGACGGCAACCTCCCGCTCGGCGACGTTGGGGCCGCGGCCAGCGTCTTCGGTGACGACGAAACGTACTTCTTCGCTCTCGACGGCGATACCTACACCACCTACGAGCGCGACAAGGCCGCCTTCGACACCGAATCCTCGTTCGAAGACGAGTTCGACGACTTCGGCTACGACCTCAGCGGCATCGGCGCGGCCTACGGCTCCGACGGCGAGAGCGTCATCCTCTTCAACCGCAACGGGACGGAGTGGCAAGAGTGGTTCACCGGCTCCGACGGCTTCTCGAACGTGTTCGACTTTCCGGCTGACTTCGGGAACGGCTCTGCCCCCATCTCGTCGGTGGGTGCCGCCTTCTTCCAGGAAGAGAGCGGCGACGTCTACCTCATCAACCGCCAGGGCACGATGTACACCATCTTTACGGGCAGCGGCTTCACCGCAGCCTTCCCAATCAGCGAACTGGGCGACTTCGAGTTCTAG
- a CDS encoding sigma-70 family RNA polymerase sigma factor — protein MEHDITELLADLSGGDENAVNAILPRIYDELQAMAHGQLRRERADHTLNTTALVHEAYLKLVKQDRVTWQNRAHFFAIASTAMRRILVNYAHKRNAEKRGGGEALATFEEGMGSPARETKAEDLIALDTALERLSAMSERQGKVVEYRFFGGLTQEEIAEVLGISVPTVRRDWTFAKAWLSRELADDLPD, from the coding sequence ATGGAGCACGACATCACCGAACTGCTCGCGGACCTCAGCGGCGGCGACGAGAACGCCGTCAACGCGATCTTGCCGCGCATCTACGACGAGCTGCAGGCGATGGCGCACGGCCAGCTCCGCCGCGAGCGCGCCGACCACACGCTCAACACGACCGCGCTCGTCCACGAGGCCTACCTCAAGCTCGTCAAGCAGGACCGCGTCACCTGGCAGAACCGCGCCCACTTCTTCGCCATTGCCTCGACCGCGATGCGGCGCATCCTCGTCAACTACGCCCACAAGCGCAACGCCGAGAAGCGCGGCGGCGGCGAAGCCCTCGCCACGTTCGAGGAGGGCATGGGCAGCCCGGCACGCGAGACGAAGGCGGAGGACCTGATCGCGCTCGACACGGCGCTCGAACGGCTCTCGGCGATGAGCGAGCGCCAGGGCAAGGTCGTCGAGTACCGCTTCTTCGGCGGCCTGACGCAGGAAGAAATCGCCGAGGTGCTCGGCATTTCCGTCCCGACCGTGCGGCGCGACTGGACCTTCGCCAAAGCCTGGCTCAGCCGCGAACTAGCCGACGACCTACCGGACTGA
- a CDS encoding ABC transporter permease subunit: protein MLGIVLLTLRELRSKFIIVGLFGVATFVWLMLTFALNLDIVDGTLAGLRIFGQEAPLEEEVQVQNPETGEVETVQNLPFGENPLEKIVVTVGQVVSGITFWVVLLLGLFATGSLVTSLMERGQVDLLLSKPVSRTTLLGGRLAGVLAVVAVLVVYVLGAVWLVMSLKSGIWNGGFLLGVGTVLAFFAVLYGVVAFVSVWTESNALALIVALGVIVASLVLTAATNPEAMTQLRQPWREVYVGLYHVFPKFPGGTAMTWSLAGGEPVGSWWPLTSSVLFGAACYAGAFALFRRKDF, encoded by the coding sequence ATGCTCGGCATCGTCCTGCTGACCCTCCGCGAGCTGCGGTCCAAATTCATCATCGTCGGCCTGTTCGGCGTGGCGACGTTCGTGTGGCTGATGCTGACGTTCGCGCTCAACCTCGACATCGTGGACGGCACCCTCGCCGGGCTGAGGATTTTCGGGCAGGAGGCTCCGCTCGAGGAAGAGGTGCAGGTCCAGAACCCCGAGACGGGCGAGGTGGAGACCGTGCAGAACCTTCCGTTCGGCGAGAACCCGCTCGAGAAGATCGTGGTGACGGTCGGGCAGGTGGTCTCGGGGATCACGTTCTGGGTCGTGCTCCTGCTCGGGCTCTTCGCCACGGGCTCGCTCGTGACGTCGCTCATGGAGCGCGGGCAAGTGGACCTCCTGCTCTCGAAACCGGTCTCGCGGACGACGCTCCTCGGGGGGCGCCTGGCGGGCGTGCTGGCCGTCGTGGCGGTGCTCGTGGTCTACGTCCTCGGCGCGGTGTGGCTCGTGATGTCGCTCAAGAGCGGGATCTGGAACGGCGGCTTCCTGCTCGGGGTCGGGACCGTGCTCGCGTTCTTCGCCGTGCTCTACGGCGTCGTGGCCTTTGTCAGCGTGTGGACCGAGAGCAACGCCCTCGCGCTCATCGTGGCGCTCGGGGTGATCGTGGCCTCGCTCGTCCTGACGGCCGCGACGAACCCAGAGGCCATGACGCAGCTTCGGCAGCCGTGGCGCGAGGTCTACGTCGGGCTCTACCACGTCTTCCCGAAGTTCCCCGGCGGCACGGCGATGACGTGGAGCCTCGCCGGCGGCGAGCCGGTCGGGTCGTGGTGGCCGCTGACCTCGTCGGTGCTCTTCGGCGCGGCCTGCTACGCCGGGGCCTTCGCCCTCTTCCGCCGGAAGGACTTTTAG
- a CDS encoding mechanosensitive ion channel family protein, with amino-acid sequence MQDTTTVITEDADASDALTLADLTGAEFWLALGVTALRVVIILAVALFIIGLVRKLMLRWRKETEDLPAIDPRRQRAFTVSNLIMSATRYVVWTMASITVLSEIGLDIGPLLAGAGIAGLAIGFGAQTLVKDVISGVFLLFDDIIHVGDLVVVGPTTGTVEAISLRLVKIRKFDGELVMIPAGDLRAFGNKSVGFARVVVPVGVSYEQDLDEILDALNEVAQEWAAKEGNKEIMLEEAPTVQAVTSLGDSSVEARIIVQVIPGEQFPAERALRALIKRRFDEQGIEIPFPRRTVYVRNETELPARSFKQAAPDVTDGVAEDEA; translated from the coding sequence ATGCAAGACACCACCACTGTCATCACCGAGGACGCTGACGCGTCAGACGCGCTCACCCTCGCAGACCTGACCGGAGCCGAGTTCTGGCTCGCCCTCGGCGTCACCGCGCTCCGTGTCGTGATCATCCTCGCGGTCGCGCTGTTCATCATTGGGCTGGTGCGGAAGCTGATGCTGCGCTGGCGCAAAGAGACCGAGGACCTCCCGGCGATTGACCCGCGCCGGCAGCGAGCCTTCACGGTCTCGAACCTCATCATGTCGGCGACGCGCTACGTCGTCTGGACGATGGCGTCGATCACGGTCCTCTCCGAGATCGGCCTCGACATCGGGCCACTCCTGGCCGGGGCGGGCATCGCGGGCCTCGCGATTGGCTTCGGCGCGCAGACGCTGGTCAAGGACGTCATCTCCGGCGTCTTCCTCCTGTTCGACGACATCATCCACGTCGGCGACCTCGTCGTGGTCGGCCCGACGACCGGGACCGTCGAGGCGATCAGCCTGCGGCTCGTCAAGATCCGCAAGTTCGACGGCGAGCTCGTGATGATCCCAGCGGGCGACCTCCGGGCGTTCGGCAACAAGAGCGTCGGGTTCGCCCGCGTGGTGGTGCCGGTCGGGGTGTCGTACGAGCAAGACCTGGACGAAATCCTGGACGCCCTCAACGAGGTCGCGCAGGAGTGGGCGGCGAAGGAGGGCAACAAGGAGATCATGCTCGAAGAAGCGCCGACCGTGCAGGCGGTGACCAGTCTCGGCGATTCGTCGGTGGAGGCGCGGATCATCGTGCAGGTCATCCCCGGCGAGCAGTTCCCGGCGGAGCGCGCCCTCCGCGCCCTCATCAAGCGGCGCTTCGACGAGCAGGGCATCGAGATTCCGTTCCCGCGCCGGACGGTCTACGTCCGCAACGAGACCGAGCTTCCGGCCCGCTCGTTCAAGCAGGCGGCTCCGGACGTGACCGACGGGGTGGCGGAAGACGAAGCGTGA
- a CDS encoding DUF892 family protein produces the protein MDINTLKDLYIEQLRDLHSAESQVEAVAPAIIDAATNETLKTAIRHHHQAAQQRQQQIKAIVEKHGAKATGHKCKGMEGLIKEAKDMVGEHDDAPGAVLDAGIITHAQRMLHYELAGFGTVNTYAQELGDDASFFQEVLDQTYDADRTLTDLAANTINPKAEA, from the coding sequence ATGGACATCAACACCCTGAAGGACCTCTACATCGAGCAGCTCCGCGACCTCCACAGCGCCGAGAGCCAGGTCGAGGCCGTCGCTCCAGCCATCATTGACGCGGCCACGAACGAGACGCTTAAGACGGCTATTCGCCATCACCACCAGGCGGCGCAGCAGCGCCAGCAGCAGATCAAGGCCATCGTCGAGAAGCACGGCGCGAAGGCGACTGGCCACAAGTGCAAGGGCATGGAGGGCCTCATCAAAGAGGCCAAGGACATGGTCGGCGAGCACGACGACGCCCCCGGGGCCGTGCTCGACGCGGGCATCATCACGCACGCCCAGCGCATGCTCCACTACGAGCTGGCGGGCTTCGGGACGGTCAACACCTACGCGCAAGAGCTCGGCGACGACGCGAGCTTCTTTCAGGAGGTGCTCGACCAGACCTACGACGCCGACCGGACGCTGACCGACCTCGCGGCGAACACGATCAACCCGAAGGCCGAGGCCTGA
- the gap gene encoding type I glyceraldehyde-3-phosphate dehydrogenase: MATKIGINGFGRIGRLVFRSILERSKAGHLSYDIVAVNDLTDAETLAHLFKYDSVHGVYPGEVKVDGNHLVVDGDRFQVFSERDPSALPWGNLGAEVVVESTGAFRTREKAALHLAGGAKKVVISAPASGAVDATVVLGVNDDELAGDEEIVSNASCTTNCLAPMVKVLDDAFGVEQGFMTTIHAYTADQNIQDAPHKDLRRARAAAINMVPTTTGAAKAVGLVLPSLKGKLDGFAVRVPTPDGSLTDLSAILKTDASADAINAAFEKAASGPLQGILEYSTAPLVSSDIVHNPHSCIFDAPSTMAHGRMVKVVGWYDNEWGYASRTVDLIGKLMKG; the protein is encoded by the coding sequence ATGGCGACCAAGATCGGAATCAACGGATTTGGCCGGATCGGCCGTCTCGTCTTTCGCTCCATCCTCGAACGCTCCAAAGCCGGCCACCTGAGCTACGACATCGTCGCGGTCAACGACCTGACCGACGCCGAGACGCTGGCCCACCTGTTCAAGTACGACTCGGTCCACGGCGTCTACCCCGGCGAGGTCAAGGTCGACGGCAACCACCTCGTCGTCGACGGCGACCGCTTCCAGGTCTTCTCCGAGCGCGACCCGTCGGCCCTCCCGTGGGGCAACCTCGGAGCCGAGGTCGTGGTCGAGTCGACCGGTGCCTTCCGCACGCGCGAGAAGGCGGCGCTCCACCTCGCGGGGGGCGCGAAGAAGGTCGTCATCTCCGCTCCGGCCTCGGGCGCGGTCGACGCGACCGTCGTGCTCGGCGTCAACGACGACGAGTTGGCCGGCGACGAGGAGATCGTCTCGAACGCGAGCTGCACCACCAACTGCCTCGCGCCGATGGTGAAGGTCCTCGACGACGCGTTCGGCGTCGAGCAGGGCTTCATGACCACGATCCACGCCTACACGGCCGACCAGAACATCCAGGACGCCCCGCACAAGGACCTCCGCCGCGCCCGCGCCGCCGCCATCAACATGGTCCCGACGACGACCGGTGCCGCCAAAGCCGTCGGCCTCGTCCTGCCGTCGCTCAAGGGCAAGCTCGACGGCTTCGCCGTCCGCGTCCCGACCCCCGACGGCTCCCTGACCGACCTCTCGGCGATCCTCAAGACCGACGCCTCGGCCGACGCCATCAACGCTGCGTTCGAGAAGGCCGCCTCCGGGCCGCTCCAGGGCATCCTCGAGTACTCGACCGCGCCGCTGGTCTCCTCCGACATCGTCCACAACCCGCACTCGTGCATCTTCGACGCGCCGTCGACGATGGCGCACGGCCGGATGGTGAAGGTCGTCGGCTGGTACGACAACGAGTGGGGCTACGCGAGCCGGACCGTCGACCTCATCGGCAAGCTGATGAAAGGCTGA
- a CDS encoding TIGR04283 family arsenosugar biosynthesis glycosyltransferase — protein sequence MSPATSDERRATKGCRDELATRHASLVVSIIIPALDEEETLPATLASALGQPGPKEIIVADGGSGDATRQIAGRAGVTVVCAPRGRARQMNAGAAMATGDALLFLHADTQLPDGALDCVREALHGGSTAGCFRLRFDRGGFWLWLWSRPAWMHWHRWAFGDRALFVRRTDFDAVGGFPDQPIFEELDLVRSLRRRGRFAFLPEAVVTSARRFEAVGALRQQLRNWALWGAWCLGVDPERVARFYPTHKQTAGTDST from the coding sequence GTGAGCCCAGCGACGAGCGACGAACGACGAGCGACGAAGGGGTGCCGAGACGAACTCGCCACCCGTCACGCGTCGCTCGTCGTTTCGATCATCATCCCAGCGCTCGACGAGGAAGAGACGCTTCCGGCGACGCTGGCGAGCGCGCTCGGGCAGCCGGGGCCGAAGGAGATCATCGTCGCGGACGGCGGCTCGGGCGACGCGACGCGGCAGATCGCAGGCCGGGCAGGCGTGACCGTCGTGTGCGCACCGCGAGGACGGGCCCGGCAGATGAACGCTGGCGCGGCGATGGCCACGGGCGACGCGCTCCTCTTTCTCCACGCCGACACCCAGCTCCCCGACGGCGCGCTGGACTGCGTTCGCGAGGCGCTGCACGGCGGCAGCACCGCAGGCTGCTTCCGGCTGCGCTTCGACCGGGGCGGGTTCTGGCTCTGGCTCTGGTCGCGCCCGGCCTGGATGCACTGGCACCGCTGGGCCTTCGGGGACCGCGCCCTCTTCGTTCGCCGCACCGACTTCGACGCCGTCGGCGGCTTCCCGGACCAGCCCATCTTCGAGGAACTCGACCTCGTCCGGTCGCTCCGGCGGCGGGGCCGGTTCGCGTTCCTGCCCGAGGCTGTCGTGACGAGCGCCCGTCGGTTCGAGGCCGTCGGAGCGCTCCGGCAGCAGCTTCGCAACTGGGCACTCTGGGGCGCGTGGTGCCTCGGCGTGGACCCGGAGCGCGTGGCGCGGTTCTACCCGACCCACAAGCAAACGGCGGGGACAGACTCTACATAA
- a CDS encoding ABC transporter ATP-binding protein: protein MSALSTLGLHKTYRSLFGAGVEALQPLDLTVERGEIFGLLGPNGAGKTTLVKLLLGIVRPSGGEGRLFGRDILSPEARQAVGFLPESHRFPPYLTAAQTLDHYARVAGVAETDRARRIPALLERVRMAKRADTRVRTFSKGMMQRLGLAQALMNSPDLVFLDEPTDGVDPVGRREIRDLLLEISAGGTTIFLNSHLLSEVEQVCTRVAILKHGALARIGSVDELTAQDRTYELRCTPLPGTLGPDLRALFSSAPATGTAESDLVRYRLGVQDRTALNAALDALRAASVEIESVQPLRQSLEDFFVEVVAPSAGAAETAPPEHSEDGG, encoded by the coding sequence ATGTCCGCCCTCTCCACGCTCGGCCTCCACAAGACGTACCGCAGCCTGTTCGGTGCGGGCGTCGAGGCGCTGCAGCCGCTCGACCTGACCGTGGAGCGCGGCGAGATTTTCGGCCTCCTCGGTCCGAACGGGGCGGGCAAGACGACACTCGTCAAGCTGCTGCTCGGGATCGTCCGGCCGTCGGGCGGCGAGGGGCGGCTCTTCGGGCGCGACATCCTCTCGCCCGAGGCGCGGCAGGCCGTCGGCTTTCTGCCCGAGAGCCACCGCTTCCCGCCCTACCTCACCGCCGCGCAGACGCTCGACCACTACGCCCGCGTGGCCGGGGTCGCGGAGACCGACCGGGCGCGGCGCATCCCAGCCCTGCTGGAGCGGGTCCGCATGGCGAAGCGGGCCGACACGCGCGTCCGCACCTTCTCGAAGGGCATGATGCAGCGCCTCGGCCTCGCCCAGGCCCTCATGAACAGCCCCGACCTCGTCTTCCTCGACGAGCCGACCGACGGCGTGGACCCGGTCGGCCGCCGCGAGATCCGCGACCTCCTCCTGGAGATCAGCGCGGGCGGCACGACCATCTTTCTCAACTCGCACCTCCTGAGCGAGGTCGAGCAGGTCTGCACCCGCGTGGCGATCCTGAAGCACGGCGCGCTCGCCCGGATCGGCTCGGTGGACGAGCTGACGGCGCAGGACCGGACCTACGAACTCCGCTGCACGCCGCTCCCCGGCACGCTCGGCCCTGACCTCCGCGCGCTCTTTAGCTCAGCGCCGGCGACCGGGACCGCCGAGAGCGACCTCGTCCGCTACCGGCTCGGAGTGCAGGACCGGACGGCCCTCAACGCGGCTCTCGACGCGCTCCGGGCGGCATCCGTCGAGATCGAATCCGTGCAGCCGCTCCGGCAGAGCCTGGAGGACTTCTTCGTCGAAGTAGTAGCACCCTCCGCTGGGGCTGCTGAAACCGCTCCGCCTGAGCACAGCGAGGATGGAGGGTAG
- a CDS encoding sigma-54 dependent transcriptional regulator, translated as MPAILIADDEPSIRRTLRDILEYEGHEIGEAVDGDDAFEQARSGKFDLVLLDIKMPKRDGLEVLEALGEAEAGVPIIMISGHGNVETAVEATRLGATDFIEKPPDLNRLLVSVRGALERGSLQTENQRMRQVLVDAGQSDLTPIVGESAAIGTIKSTVERVAPTEARVLITGEPGTGKELVARWVHHHSHRAGGPLVEVNCAAIPSELIESELFGHEKGSFTGATKQRIGKFEQADGGTLFLDEIGDMSLSAQAKVLRALQENKITRVGGDRAIDVNVRIVAATNKNLLEEVEARAFREDLYHRLSVILVHVPPLRERRTDIPLIASFILSHVTSRNGLPAKAFSDAALSRLQGYEWRGNVRELYNVVERLLILSDGDEVTERDVEQYVRPGGAGQDPLVGLMNQYDQFADFRDQAERLFIERKLEEFDWNVSKTAEEIGIQRSHLYNKLNKYGIERED; from the coding sequence ATGCCCGCCATCCTCATCGCTGACGACGAGCCGAGCATTCGCCGCACCCTGCGCGACATCCTCGAGTACGAGGGCCACGAGATCGGCGAGGCCGTGGACGGCGACGACGCCTTCGAGCAGGCCCGGAGCGGGAAGTTCGACCTCGTCCTGCTCGACATCAAGATGCCCAAGCGCGACGGGCTCGAGGTCCTCGAAGCGCTCGGCGAGGCCGAGGCGGGCGTCCCGATCATCATGATCTCCGGGCACGGGAACGTCGAGACGGCCGTCGAGGCGACGCGGCTCGGGGCGACGGACTTCATCGAGAAGCCGCCGGACCTGAACCGCCTCCTCGTCTCCGTCCGCGGTGCCCTGGAGCGCGGCTCGCTCCAGACCGAGAACCAGCGCATGCGCCAGGTGCTCGTCGACGCCGGACAGTCGGACCTGACACCTATTGTCGGCGAGAGCGCCGCCATCGGTACCATCAAGTCGACCGTCGAGCGCGTCGCCCCGACCGAGGCGCGCGTCCTCATCACCGGCGAGCCGGGGACCGGGAAAGAACTCGTCGCCCGGTGGGTCCACCACCACTCGCACCGCGCCGGCGGCCCGCTCGTCGAGGTCAACTGCGCCGCGATTCCGAGCGAGTTGATCGAGTCCGAGTTGTTCGGGCACGAGAAGGGGAGCTTCACCGGGGCCACCAAGCAGCGCATCGGCAAGTTCGAGCAGGCCGACGGCGGGACGCTCTTCCTCGACGAGATCGGCGACATGTCGCTCTCGGCCCAGGCGAAGGTGCTCCGCGCGCTCCAGGAGAACAAGATCACGCGCGTCGGCGGCGACCGGGCGATCGACGTGAACGTGCGCATCGTGGCGGCGACCAACAAGAACCTCCTCGAAGAGGTCGAGGCGCGGGCTTTCCGCGAGGACCTCTACCACCGGCTCTCGGTGATCCTCGTCCACGTCCCGCCGCTGCGCGAGCGCCGCACGGACATCCCGCTCATCGCCTCGTTCATCCTCAGCCACGTCACGAGCCGCAACGGGCTGCCGGCCAAAGCCTTTTCCGACGCCGCGCTCAGCCGGCTCCAGGGCTACGAGTGGCGCGGCAACGTCCGCGAACTCTACAACGTCGTCGAGCGCCTGCTCATCCTGAGCGACGGCGACGAGGTGACCGAGCGCGACGTGGAGCAGTACGTCCGCCCCGGCGGGGCCGGCCAGGACCCCCTCGTCGGGCTGATGAACCAGTACGACCAGTTCGCCGACTTCCGCGACCAGGCCGAGAGGCTGTTCATCGAGCGCAAGCTGGAGGAGTTCGACTGGAACGTCTCGAAGACGGCCGAGGAGATCGGCATCCAGCGCTCGCACCTCTACAACAAGCTCAACAAGTACGGCATCGAGCGCGAGGATTAG
- a CDS encoding arginine deiminase-related protein: protein MVHTHVTDALPALDALPAIPRPNRVLLTTPAHFRVDYVINPHMAGNVGSVNAGQARREWGALRDAYGGLGVEVSTVEGAADLPDMVFCANQTLPYQTPGGERGVVLSRMHAAQRKPEVAHYAGFFREEDYEVHSLDADLPGDFEGMGDALWHPGRYLLWGGYGYRTDAEVYERLSSALGFPIAALRLTDPDFYHLDTCLCPLDEHTALVYPGAFDDDGLALVRHYFARVIEAPEDEARRLFACNAHSPDGRHVIVQRGCAGTNEKLREAGYEVIEVDTGEFLKAGGSVFCMKLMFW, encoded by the coding sequence ATGGTCCACACGCACGTCACCGACGCCCTCCCCGCGCTGGACGCGCTGCCCGCCATCCCGCGCCCCAACCGCGTCCTGCTGACCACGCCTGCGCACTTCCGCGTCGACTACGTCATCAACCCCCACATGGCGGGCAACGTCGGCTCGGTCAATGCCGGCCAGGCGCGGCGCGAGTGGGGAGCGCTGCGCGACGCCTACGGCGGCCTCGGCGTCGAGGTGAGTACGGTGGAGGGCGCAGCGGACCTACCGGACATGGTCTTCTGCGCCAACCAGACGCTCCCCTACCAGACCCCCGGCGGCGAGCGCGGCGTCGTCCTCAGCCGGATGCACGCGGCCCAGCGCAAGCCCGAGGTGGCGCACTACGCCGGGTTCTTCCGAGAGGAAGACTACGAGGTCCACAGCCTCGACGCCGACCTGCCGGGCGACTTCGAGGGCATGGGCGACGCGCTCTGGCACCCCGGCCGCTACCTCCTCTGGGGCGGCTACGGCTACCGCACCGACGCCGAGGTCTACGAGCGCCTCTCGAGCGCCCTCGGCTTCCCGATCGCCGCGCTCCGCCTGACCGACCCCGACTTCTACCACCTCGACACCTGCCTCTGCCCGCTCGACGAGCACACGGCGCTCGTCTATCCCGGCGCGTTCGACGACGACGGCCTCGCCCTAGTCCGTCACTACTTCGCGCGCGTGATCGAGGCCCCGGAGGACGAGGCCCGCCGCCTCTTCGCCTGCAACGCCCACTCGCCCGACGGCCGGCATGTGATCGTCCAGCGCGGCTGCGCCGGGACGAACGAGAAGCTGCGCGAGGCCGGCTACGAGGTCATCGAGGTAGACACCGGCGAGTTCCTCAAGGCCGGCGGCTCGGTCTTCTGCATGAAGCTGATGTTCTGGTGA
- a CDS encoding phosphoglycerate kinase — MAKLTLDALDFAGRRVLVRVDFNVPLDGDGDAVTITDDTRIRAALPTIRTITGDGGTAILMSHLGRPKGAPDPAYSLRPVADHLAGLIDVPVAFSESTVGDEAERVIAEASRGSVVLLENTRFHAGETANDADFAKQLAALGEVYVNDAFGAAHRAHASTVGVTEHVGQSAMGTLLQREVEALGAALGDPERPFVAVLGGAKVSDKIGVIRALLGSVDRLLIGGAMSYTFLKALGHDVGDSKVEDDRLDEAFAMYDGARDQIVLPADHVVAGAFDNDAPRRVVTGEIRDGMALDIGPSTRAQYRSILKGAKTILWNGPMGVFEMSNFADGTNAVAEAIVEATEANGALSLVGGGDSVAAVTQGGYADAVSHVSTGGGAMLEFIEGDELPGIAALSDR, encoded by the coding sequence ATGGCAAAGCTCACCCTCGACGCCCTCGACTTCGCGGGCCGGCGCGTGCTCGTCCGCGTGGACTTCAACGTCCCGCTCGATGGAGACGGCGACGCCGTCACGATCACCGACGACACGCGCATCCGCGCCGCGCTCCCGACGATCCGCACCATCACCGGCGACGGCGGCACGGCGATCCTGATGAGCCACCTCGGCCGGCCGAAGGGCGCGCCCGATCCGGCCTACTCGCTCCGGCCCGTCGCGGACCACCTCGCAGGCCTGATCGACGTGCCGGTGGCGTTCTCCGAATCGACCGTCGGCGACGAGGCAGAGCGGGTGATCGCGGAGGCGTCGCGAGGGTCGGTGGTGCTCCTCGAAAACACGCGCTTTCATGCGGGCGAGACCGCCAACGACGCCGACTTTGCGAAGCAGCTCGCCGCGCTCGGCGAGGTCTATGTCAACGACGCCTTTGGCGCAGCGCACCGGGCGCACGCCTCGACGGTCGGGGTGACGGAGCACGTCGGGCAGTCGGCGATGGGCACCCTGCTCCAGCGCGAGGTCGAGGCGCTCGGCGCGGCGCTCGGCGACCCCGAGCGGCCGTTCGTCGCCGTCCTCGGCGGGGCGAAGGTGTCGGACAAGATCGGCGTGATCCGGGCGCTGCTTGGCAGCGTCGACCGCCTGCTGATCGGCGGGGCGATGAGCTACACGTTCCTCAAAGCCCTCGGCCACGATGTCGGCGACTCGAAGGTCGAAGACGACCGGCTCGACGAGGCGTTCGCGATGTACGACGGCGCGCGCGACCAGATCGTCCTCCCCGCTGACCACGTCGTCGCGGGCGCCTTCGACAACGACGCCCCGCGGCGCGTCGTGACCGGCGAGATCCGCGACGGGATGGCGCTCGACATCGGGCCGAGCACGCGGGCGCAGTACCGAAGCATTCTGAAGGGCGCGAAGACGATCCTCTGGAACGGCCCGATGGGCGTCTTCGAGATGTCGAACTTCGCCGACGGCACAAACGCCGTGGCCGAGGCGATTGTCGAGGCGACCGAGGCCAACGGCGCGCTCTCGCTCGTCGGCGGCGGCGACTCCGTGGCGGCCGTCACGCAGGGCGGCTACGCCGACGCCGTCAGCCACGTCTCGACCGGCGGCGGCGCGATGCTGGAGTTCATCGAGGGCGACGAGCTCCCCGGTATCGCCGCGCTATCGGATAGATAG